The Metabacillus sediminilitoris genome window below encodes:
- a CDS encoding acetate--CoA ligase family protein, with amino-acid sequence MSLNHNVSVAVEEQPLFLMEHEGAQLLKELGLPVAQSLLVKTKQEAVQYAQRIGYPVVLKGMSRDIVHKTEAGIVKINVRNAEEVEAAFTEIMENASNYDNKANMAGILVQKMAPKGTELIFGVKKDPVFGHQLVIGFGGIFVEIMKDFAMRMMPVSIKDIEEMLQELKTYPIIKGYRGQEGLNQEIVADICLGLNELVKQRPEIEELDLNPVIFSDQDAFICDVRILLGEKKETGRKQRSLENLEKMINPASIAVVGASANEKKNGGRLFRYLVENQFPGKLYPINPGASEIKGYKAYPTIREVPEDIDLACIIVEAKSVPQVMEDCIAKGVKAVIVYSSGFAEIGEEGKKLQEELMNLAEKGNIRVLGPNSIGIASPSKNIYTAFGAALESKVKPLGNIGFISQSGAMGSALLSRAWEQSAGFSRWVSVGNEADLTTTDFIEILAEDELTKVITVFMEGIKDVKAFEKATSKALKAKKPVLVFKTGRSAVGKKAVQSHTGSIAGDDAVYSAAFQKLGALRISSIDEIIDVSRAFTVQKLPKGNRIGVLTASGGACSVIADLCSEKGLIVPELTESSDKIKELIPPFGSAQNPVDVTAEVIAKPEMFKKVLQTLAEDQYIDGVIVMLTTNADPGAAVIAEAIMEVQREQDKPIVVGRLGADGIAPKAMALYEEGNLPVYASPEQVVSIMNYLVKYSQLLKN; translated from the coding sequence TTGTCACTAAATCATAATGTTTCCGTTGCTGTAGAAGAACAACCACTCTTTTTAATGGAACATGAAGGAGCCCAGCTTTTAAAAGAGTTAGGGCTTCCAGTAGCCCAATCATTATTGGTTAAAACGAAGCAGGAAGCTGTTCAGTATGCACAGAGAATCGGATATCCCGTAGTACTGAAAGGGATGTCTAGAGATATTGTTCACAAAACAGAAGCAGGAATCGTTAAAATAAATGTCCGGAATGCGGAAGAAGTTGAAGCAGCCTTTACCGAGATTATGGAGAACGCTTCAAATTACGATAATAAGGCAAACATGGCAGGAATTCTCGTGCAAAAAATGGCTCCAAAAGGAACAGAATTGATTTTTGGGGTGAAAAAGGATCCTGTATTCGGCCACCAGCTTGTGATTGGTTTTGGAGGAATCTTCGTTGAAATTATGAAAGATTTTGCCATGAGAATGATGCCGGTTTCTATAAAAGATATTGAAGAAATGCTGCAAGAATTGAAAACGTATCCAATTATTAAAGGCTACCGCGGACAAGAAGGGCTGAATCAAGAGATCGTAGCAGACATTTGTCTGGGATTAAATGAATTAGTGAAGCAGAGACCTGAAATTGAAGAGTTAGACCTAAATCCTGTTATTTTTTCAGATCAAGATGCTTTCATTTGTGATGTCAGGATTTTATTAGGAGAAAAGAAAGAAACAGGACGTAAGCAAAGATCACTAGAAAATCTAGAGAAAATGATTAACCCTGCTTCTATAGCAGTGGTCGGGGCATCTGCGAACGAAAAGAAAAATGGCGGACGGCTTTTTCGCTACCTGGTTGAAAATCAATTCCCTGGCAAGCTTTACCCTATTAATCCAGGTGCCTCTGAAATAAAGGGTTATAAAGCTTATCCAACTATCAGAGAGGTTCCAGAAGATATTGATTTGGCTTGTATCATTGTGGAAGCCAAAAGTGTTCCGCAAGTCATGGAGGATTGTATTGCAAAAGGCGTGAAAGCAGTCATTGTATACTCCTCTGGCTTTGCGGAAATAGGGGAAGAAGGGAAAAAGCTTCAGGAAGAGCTAATGAATCTTGCGGAAAAAGGAAATATCCGTGTGCTTGGTCCTAATTCCATCGGTATTGCCAGTCCATCTAAAAACATTTATACCGCTTTTGGAGCTGCATTAGAATCAAAAGTGAAGCCGCTTGGGAATATTGGCTTTATCTCACAAAGCGGTGCGATGGGAAGCGCCCTCCTAAGCCGTGCATGGGAACAAAGTGCTGGTTTTAGCAGATGGGTAAGTGTTGGAAATGAAGCTGACTTGACCACGACAGATTTTATCGAAATATTGGCTGAAGATGAATTAACAAAGGTGATTACCGTCTTTATGGAAGGGATTAAAGATGTCAAAGCATTTGAAAAAGCAACTTCCAAAGCTTTAAAAGCAAAGAAACCGGTATTGGTGTTTAAAACAGGAAGGTCGGCAGTTGGAAAAAAAGCCGTGCAATCGCATACAGGTTCCATTGCAGGGGATGATGCGGTTTATTCAGCCGCTTTCCAAAAGCTTGGCGCTCTGAGAATTTCGAGTATAGATGAAATAATTGATGTTTCAAGAGCTTTCACTGTTCAAAAATTACCAAAGGGTAATCGCATTGGTGTATTGACCGCTTCAGGTGGAGCCTGCAGTGTCATCGCGGATCTGTGTTCGGAAAAAGGATTAATCGTTCCTGAATTAACCGAAAGTTCAGATAAGATAAAAGAACTAATCCCGCCATTTGGTTCTGCGCAAAATCCAGTGGATGTAACGGCTGAAGTCATTGCTAAGCCTGAAATGTTCAAAAAAGTGCTGCAAACACTTGCCGAAGACCAGTATATTGATGGCGTCATTGTGATGTTAACAACGAATGCAGATCCGGGTGCAGCGGTTATTGCTGAAGCCATTATGGAGGTTCAGAGAGAGCAAGACAAACCGATTGTTGTTGGGCGCTTAGGAGCAGATGGTATTGCTCCAAAAGCAATGGCTTTATACGAAGAAGGAAATCTCCCTGTTTACGCATCTCCAGAACAAGTAGTGAGCATCATGAATTACCTAGTGAAATATAGCCAATTGCTAAAAAACTGA
- a CDS encoding 3-hydroxyacyl-CoA dehydrogenase family protein encodes MKKIAVIGSGLMGTGIAYAASVNHFQVQLQDISTKALEKAEAYMKAEMKKAVERRFLTAEEEIESFHRITFTTSMEEAVREADLVIEAVLEKMDLKIEIFKKLDEICPEHTILATNTSTMSPTEIAAQTSRPDKCIAMHFFNPPHKMKLVEIIRGLNTSDETYESARQVAEQMKKETVEVNEFPGFVTSRMNCLIGNEAMNMLMEGVASAADIDKAIKLGLNHPMGPLEMADLVGLDTRLRNIEYLYQTLGEKYRPCPLLTKYVKAGRLGKKSGVGFYDYSNEVGSK; translated from the coding sequence ATGAAGAAAATAGCTGTAATCGGAAGCGGTCTGATGGGAACGGGTATCGCCTATGCTGCTAGTGTCAATCATTTTCAAGTGCAGCTTCAGGATATTAGCACGAAAGCTTTAGAGAAAGCTGAAGCTTATATGAAAGCAGAAATGAAAAAAGCTGTAGAACGAAGGTTTCTGACAGCGGAAGAAGAAATCGAAAGCTTTCATCGAATTACTTTTACAACAAGTATGGAGGAAGCAGTAAGGGAGGCAGATCTTGTTATTGAGGCAGTCCTTGAAAAGATGGATTTGAAAATCGAAATCTTTAAAAAATTGGATGAAATTTGCCCGGAACACACAATCCTAGCGACAAATACGTCAACGATGAGCCCAACCGAAATTGCAGCACAGACATCGCGGCCTGATAAATGTATCGCCATGCACTTTTTCAATCCCCCCCACAAAATGAAACTCGTGGAAATCATCAGAGGGTTAAATACCTCGGATGAAACCTATGAATCAGCTAGGCAGGTTGCAGAGCAAATGAAAAAGGAAACCGTTGAAGTCAATGAATTTCCCGGATTTGTAACAAGCCGAATGAATTGCTTAATAGGGAATGAAGCGATGAATATGCTGATGGAAGGTGTCGCCTCTGCTGCAGATATTGATAAAGCCATCAAATTAGGGTTAAACCATCCAATGGGGCCGCTTGAAATGGCAGATCTTGTCGGGTTGGATACACGGTTGAGAAATATAGAATATTTGTATCAAACCTTAGGAGAAAAATATCGCCCATGTCCGCTTTTAACAAAATATGTGAAGGCTGGAAGACTTGGAAAGAAATCAGGGGTTGGTTTCTATGACTATAGCAATGAGGTGGGAAGCAAATGA
- a CDS encoding electron transfer flavoprotein subunit alpha/FixB family protein — protein sequence MMKKIVTVAEIKNGELRNISFETIAAAKIAANGGEVVSVLLGEQEKGITDALIQYGADRVIIVNHPQLALYTTDAYQQALLQIIELENPDGIFMGHTGNAKDVAPRIAMKLQSGLVSDVIAIEKNGEDVLFTRPIYSGKAFEKKKINNGLLFATIRPNNIASLEKDESRSGEVTSINVEIKDLRTIIKEVVRKTTSGVDLSEAKIIVSGGRGVKSKEGFKVLQELADALGGAVGASRGACDADYCDYSMQIGQTGKVVTPDLYIACGISGAIQHVAGMSNSKVIVAINKDPEANIFSIADYGIVGDLFEVVPLLVEEFKLVALH from the coding sequence ATAATGAAAAAAATAGTAACGGTAGCTGAAATAAAAAACGGTGAATTACGAAATATATCATTTGAAACAATTGCAGCTGCTAAAATAGCTGCAAACGGAGGAGAAGTAGTAAGTGTCCTTTTAGGTGAACAAGAAAAAGGTATTACCGATGCTTTGATTCAATATGGGGCAGATAGAGTGATTATTGTCAATCATCCACAATTAGCTTTGTATACGACAGATGCTTATCAGCAAGCTCTACTTCAGATTATCGAGCTTGAAAATCCAGACGGAATTTTTATGGGGCATACAGGAAATGCGAAAGATGTTGCACCCCGGATTGCGATGAAGCTGCAAAGCGGATTAGTTTCAGATGTAATTGCCATTGAAAAGAACGGGGAAGATGTTTTATTTACTCGTCCCATTTATTCGGGTAAAGCTTTTGAAAAGAAGAAAATAAATAATGGATTGTTGTTTGCAACCATTCGTCCAAATAATATTGCGTCACTTGAAAAGGATGAATCCCGCAGCGGAGAAGTGACTTCTATCAATGTGGAAATAAAAGATTTACGTACGATTATCAAAGAAGTAGTACGCAAAACGACTAGCGGAGTTGACCTTTCAGAGGCAAAAATTATTGTTTCCGGCGGCCGCGGCGTAAAGAGTAAGGAAGGCTTTAAAGTGCTGCAGGAACTGGCTGATGCGCTAGGCGGAGCAGTAGGGGCATCCCGTGGTGCATGCGATGCTGATTACTGCGATTATTCTATGCAAATTGGTCAAACAGGGAAAGTAGTCACACCCGATCTATACATTGCCTGCGGAATTTCCGGTGCCATTCAACATGTTGCAGGGATGTCTAACTCGAAAGTGATTGTAGCGATCAATAAGGATCCGGAAGCAAATATCTTCAGCATCGCTGATTATGGAATTGTCGGAGATTTATTTGAAGTAGTGCCTTTACTAGTAGAAGAGTTTAAGCTTGTAGCCCTTCACTAG
- a CDS encoding thiolase family protein, translated as MRNAVIVDSVRTAIGRLGGSLKDVEVDYLAAKVLDEIALRAGIDKNQVDEVILGQGKQSADSSNLARLSLLRAGYPIEVSGYTIHRQCGSGLQAINNAVQQIQCGLSDMVVAGGAESMSTAPYYIRNARYGYGAGNGEILDPNTESQPRSQPIEIYGKLNMGITAENLAEKYHISRAEQDEFAARSQELALSAIEKGFFDKEIVPFEIKGKKQHVVFDRDEHPRQTSYEKLSTLKPVFKESGTVTAGNSSGRNDGASALLVMSEDAAAKQGLRPKAKVIAQAASGVSPDIMGIGPVPSTLKALKMAGLTFDDIGLIELNEAFSAQALSVIKKWNISWDKVNVNGGAIALGHPIGASGAILMTKLLHEMERRGEKYGLVTLCIAGGLGITTIVENLQI; from the coding sequence ATGAGAAATGCTGTTATCGTTGATTCAGTTAGAACGGCTATCGGTCGTTTAGGAGGCAGTTTAAAAGATGTCGAAGTAGATTATCTGGCTGCAAAAGTATTGGATGAAATTGCCCTCCGTGCAGGGATTGATAAAAATCAAGTGGATGAAGTGATTTTAGGACAAGGCAAACAAAGTGCTGATTCTTCTAATCTAGCAAGACTTTCATTATTGCGAGCTGGATATCCAATAGAAGTATCAGGCTACACCATTCATCGTCAATGTGGATCAGGACTTCAAGCCATTAACAATGCAGTGCAGCAAATTCAATGCGGACTGTCAGATATGGTTGTAGCCGGCGGTGCGGAAAGCATGAGCACTGCCCCTTATTATATTCGAAATGCTCGATATGGATATGGTGCCGGTAATGGTGAGATTTTAGATCCAAATACGGAAAGTCAGCCTAGGTCCCAGCCAATAGAGATTTATGGGAAATTGAATATGGGGATCACAGCAGAAAATTTAGCGGAAAAATATCATATTTCTCGTGCTGAACAGGATGAATTTGCTGCCCGGAGTCAAGAACTGGCTCTATCAGCTATAGAAAAGGGTTTTTTTGATAAAGAAATTGTTCCATTTGAGATAAAAGGGAAAAAACAACATGTTGTATTTGATCGTGACGAACATCCACGTCAAACATCTTATGAGAAACTCTCTACCTTAAAGCCTGTTTTTAAAGAAAGTGGGACAGTGACAGCCGGAAATAGCAGCGGCAGAAATGACGGTGCTTCAGCTTTGCTTGTTATGTCAGAAGATGCGGCGGCAAAACAAGGGTTGCGGCCAAAGGCAAAAGTGATTGCACAAGCAGCATCCGGTGTTTCTCCAGATATCATGGGGATCGGACCTGTTCCCTCTACTTTGAAGGCATTAAAAATGGCAGGACTAACCTTTGATGATATCGGCTTGATTGAATTAAACGAAGCTTTCTCGGCACAAGCATTGTCTGTTATTAAGAAATGGAATATCAGCTGGGATAAAGTCAATGTAAACGGCGGTGCCATTGCTCTTGGCCATCCGATTGGAGCATCAGGAGCTATCTTAATGACAAAATTATTGCATGAAATGGAAAGACGCGGCGAAAAGTACGGCCTTGTCACCCTTTGTATTGCCGGGGGCTTGGGTATTACGACTATCGTTGAGAATTTACAAATTTAA
- a CDS encoding enoyl-CoA hydratase/isomerase family protein, whose amino-acid sequence MRFENILMYKDGAIGVIKINRPEVRNALDNQTVSEIEQALLQWENHEGVMVIVLTGEGAKSFAAGADIRQLREKSAADALLPGLSGLCQRIEQSTKVTIAAINGYALGGGCELAIACDIRVAALHAKFGLPELSLSIIPGAGGTQRLSRMLGKGTALDMILTGEIITAEKAERIGLVSTVVPMEELWETVVGKAHKIIEKGPMAVKLAKMVIHQGYDIDIKTALTLEKFAQAILFNSDDKLEGTTAFLEKRPPHYQGK is encoded by the coding sequence ATGCGCTTTGAAAATATTCTTATGTATAAAGATGGAGCTATTGGTGTAATCAAGATTAATCGGCCTGAAGTGAGAAATGCACTAGATAATCAAACAGTTAGTGAAATTGAACAAGCATTACTCCAATGGGAAAATCATGAAGGCGTGATGGTAATTGTACTTACAGGGGAGGGAGCGAAATCCTTTGCTGCAGGTGCTGATATTAGACAGTTAAGGGAAAAGAGTGCAGCCGATGCATTGTTGCCAGGACTTTCAGGCTTATGTCAAAGGATAGAGCAAAGTACGAAAGTGACCATTGCGGCGATTAACGGTTATGCTCTCGGAGGCGGCTGTGAATTAGCCATTGCCTGTGATATCCGTGTTGCTGCTTTGCATGCTAAATTCGGCTTGCCAGAGCTCAGTTTATCTATCATCCCCGGTGCTGGCGGTACACAAAGATTATCACGGATGCTAGGGAAAGGGACAGCGCTTGATATGATCTTAACGGGTGAAATCATTACTGCGGAAAAGGCTGAAAGGATTGGCTTAGTTTCTACTGTCGTACCGATGGAAGAATTATGGGAAACGGTAGTAGGAAAAGCTCATAAAATCATTGAAAAAGGACCGATGGCAGTGAAATTAGCGAAGATGGTGATTCATCAAGGGTATGATATAGATATAAAGACCGCCTTAACATTAGAAAAATTTGCTCAAGCCATTCTTTTTAATTCTGATGATAAATTGGAGGGTACAACGGCCTTTTTAGAAAAAAGACCACCGCATTATCAAGGAAAGTAA
- a CDS encoding electron transfer flavoprotein subunit beta/FixA family protein — protein sequence MNIFVMMKRTFDTEEKISIKNGQIHEGDAEFIINPYDEYAIEEAIVLKEKHGGEVTVVTVGDEDGEAELRTALAMGADKAVLIKIEDLDHVDSFTVASILVKYLEKQEIDLILAGNMTVDGGSAQIGPLVAGGLGIAQVTAITKLDVNEGKALVVRDVEGDVETIEVSLPILVTAQQGLNEPRYPSLPGIMKAKKKPLEILELDDLDIEEENVEAKTSMVEVFLPQVKQAGRILEGDAHEQVKQLVSLLSSEAKVI from the coding sequence ATGAATATTTTTGTCATGATGAAAAGAACCTTCGATACAGAAGAAAAGATCTCCATTAAAAATGGTCAGATCCATGAAGGGGATGCCGAATTCATTATCAATCCTTACGATGAATATGCCATCGAAGAGGCGATTGTATTGAAAGAAAAGCATGGTGGAGAAGTGACGGTTGTAACGGTTGGGGATGAAGACGGAGAGGCAGAATTAAGAACTGCACTAGCGATGGGAGCAGATAAAGCGGTTTTAATTAAAATAGAGGATTTGGACCACGTCGATTCATTCACAGTTGCGTCCATCCTTGTCAAATACTTAGAAAAACAAGAGATTGATCTAATCCTTGCTGGAAATATGACGGTAGATGGAGGATCCGCTCAAATTGGACCCCTTGTTGCTGGAGGATTAGGAATTGCCCAAGTTACAGCAATCACCAAGCTGGATGTAAATGAAGGGAAAGCGCTGGTTGTAAGAGATGTGGAAGGGGATGTAGAAACCATTGAAGTATCACTTCCAATTCTCGTAACGGCACAACAAGGATTAAATGAGCCGCGGTATCCCTCATTACCAGGAATTATGAAAGCAAAGAAAAAACCGCTTGAAATCTTAGAGCTTGATGATCTTGACATAGAGGAAGAGAATGTTGAAGCAAAGACATCTATGGTTGAAGTTTTCCTCCCACAAGTAAAACAGGCTGGAAGAATACTTGAGGGAGATGCCCATGAGCAAGTGAAACAGTTAGTATCATTGTTAAGTTCAGAAGCAAAAGTTATATAA
- a CDS encoding acyl-CoA dehydrogenase family protein yields MDFNLSEDLLELQKWAKNFAKEKFSEKAYTWTKNHKVPWENAKILAENGLMGMTLPIEDGGQGMSLVEAIIVMEEVAKVCPSTADMLQVGNFGAIRQLAAYGSEELKQRVLPTILAGEKLISVAMSEPNAGSAVTDLKTKARIEGDKVIINGSKVFNTHGPHNSYYVVWVNFGDSVKTCGAVLVERGAPGFTIGKTETHMSGEEHCALYFEDCEVPVGHILVPDNGFKRLFTMFNIERMGNTSRSLALAQAAFDMAVQHAKEREQFGRPLAEFQGTQWKIAEMKMKLEAGRLLLYKAATNADKGAPNPLDANMAKAYINTTAFEVAHEAVQIFGGYGYSTDYPLEYIFRRVRGWMIAGGTPEVLKNKIAEDVLGMRFSQRRPKTGGEKVVTKS; encoded by the coding sequence ATGGATTTCAACTTAAGTGAAGATTTACTAGAATTACAAAAATGGGCAAAAAACTTTGCAAAGGAAAAGTTCTCAGAAAAAGCTTACACATGGACAAAAAATCATAAAGTACCTTGGGAGAACGCTAAAATTCTAGCGGAAAATGGCTTAATGGGTATGACCCTACCGATTGAGGATGGCGGTCAAGGGATGTCATTGGTTGAAGCGATTATCGTTATGGAAGAAGTGGCAAAAGTTTGTCCTAGTACAGCTGATATGCTGCAAGTGGGGAATTTCGGGGCAATTCGCCAATTGGCTGCATATGGCTCAGAAGAACTGAAGCAGCGTGTTCTTCCAACTATTTTAGCTGGTGAGAAGCTTATTTCAGTTGCGATGTCAGAGCCTAACGCAGGCTCTGCAGTTACAGACCTAAAGACGAAAGCTCGTATTGAAGGAGATAAAGTCATTATCAATGGATCAAAAGTGTTTAATACACATGGACCACATAATTCTTATTATGTTGTATGGGTTAATTTTGGAGACAGTGTGAAAACGTGCGGTGCCGTGCTAGTGGAAAGAGGCGCTCCTGGCTTTACAATTGGAAAAACTGAAACGCATATGTCTGGTGAAGAGCATTGTGCTTTATATTTTGAAGATTGCGAAGTCCCAGTTGGTCATATTTTAGTTCCTGATAATGGTTTTAAACGCTTGTTTACAATGTTTAACATTGAACGGATGGGAAATACATCAAGATCACTAGCATTAGCACAGGCTGCCTTTGATATGGCTGTACAGCATGCAAAGGAAAGAGAACAATTTGGACGTCCGTTAGCTGAATTCCAAGGAACTCAATGGAAAATTGCTGAAATGAAAATGAAGTTAGAGGCTGGAAGACTGCTATTATATAAAGCTGCAACTAATGCTGATAAAGGGGCTCCAAATCCTTTAGATGCGAATATGGCAAAGGCTTATATTAATACCACTGCATTTGAAGTGGCACATGAAGCAGTTCAAATCTTTGGCGGTTATGGTTACTCTACTGACTACCCGCTAGAGTACATTTTTAGAAGAGTTAGAGGTTGGATGATTGCCGGTGGAACTCCGGAAGTATTGAAAAATAAAATTGCTGAAGATGTATTGGGTATGAGATTTAGTCAAAGAAGACCAAAGACAGGGGGAGAAAAAGTTGTCACTAAATCATAA